From Panicum hallii strain FIL2 chromosome 2, PHallii_v3.1, whole genome shotgun sequence, a single genomic window includes:
- the LOC112883405 gene encoding 40S ribosomal protein S15-like — protein MADVDVEPEVAAGAPKKRTFRKYSYRGVDLDALLDMSTDDLVQLFPARARRRFQRGLKRKPMALIKKLRKAKKDAPAGEKPEPVRTHLRNMIIVPEMIGSIIGVYNGKTFNQVEIKPEMIGHYLAEFSISYKPVKHGRPGIGATHSSRFIPLK, from the exons ATG GCGGACGTCGATGTCGAGCCCGaggtcgccgccggcgcgcccAAAAAGAGGACGTTCCGCAAGTACAGCTACCGCGGCGTCGACCTGGACGCGCTGCTCGACATGTCCACCGACGATCTCGTCCAGCTCTTCCCCGCGCGCGCCAGGAGAAG GTTCCAGAGGGGTCTGAAGAGGAAGCCCATGGCGCTCATCAAGAAGCTGCGCAAGGCG AAAAAGGATGCTCCTGCCGGTGAGAAGCCAGAGCCAGTGAGGACCCATCTCCGCAACATGATCATTGTCCCTGAGATGATTGGAAGCATCATCGGTGTCTACAATGGCAAGACATTCAACCAGGTTGAGATCAAGCCTGAGATGATTGGCCACTACCTCGCTGAGTTCTCCATCTCCTACAAGCCAGTCAAGCATGGTAGGCCCGGTATTGGTGCCACTCACTCCTCACGGTTCATTCCGCTGAAATGA
- the LOC112883251 gene encoding histone H1-like yields MSTEEAAAAATEVPETEVESEAPAAEEAEAKPAKAKKAPKEKAPKEKKAPKEKKAPKEKKPAVARKPAAHPPYAEMITEAIAALKERTGSSSVAIGKYVEEKHGGQLPPNFRKLLAGQLKKLAEAGKLTRVKNSFKLPSARPAPAADAKPKAAKPAAKPAATAKPKAAKAAKPAAKPKASPKAKAKIAAKPKAAASPKPKAKSAAAPAAAPKPRGRPPKVAKTDAKASPAKAAKKEKPAAAAAKKEKKAAATPKKAAATPKKAAASPARKGAARKAKK; encoded by the exons ATGTCGACTGAGGAGGCTGCCGCTGCCGCGACCGAGGTCCCCGAGACCGAGGTCGAGTCCGAGGCCCCGGCCGCCGAGGAGGCGGAGGCCAAGCCCGCCAAAGCCAAGAAGGCGCCCAAGGAGAAGGCCCCCAAGGAGAAGAAGGCgcccaaggagaagaaggcCCCCAAAGAGAAGAAGCCCGCCGTGGCGAGGAAGCCGGCCGCCCACCCGCCGTACGCCGAG ATGATCACGGAGGCGATTGCGGCGCTCAAGGAGAGGACCGGGTCGAGCTCGGTGGCCATCGGCAAGTACGTGGAGGAGAAGCACGGCGGGCAGCTGCCGCCCAACTTCCGCAAGCTGCTGGCCGGGCAGCTCAAGAAGCTCGCCGAAGCTGGGAAGCTGACCCGCGTCAAGAACTCCTTCAAGCTGCCGTCCGCCCGCCCGGCCCCCGCCGCTGACGCCAAGCCCAAGGCGGCCAAGCCCGCCGCCAAGCCCGCTGCCACGGCCAAGCCGAAGGCAGCCAAGGCCGCCAAGCCCGCGGCCAAGCCCAAGGCGTCCCCGAAGGCGAAGGCCAAGATCGCCGCCAAGCCCAAGGCGGCTGCCTCCCCCAAGCCCAAGGCCaagtccgccgccgcccccgccgcggcgcccaAGCCCCGCGGCCGCCCGCCCAAGGTCGCCAAGACCGACGCCAAGGCCTCCCCCGCCAAGGCAGCCAAGAAGGAGAagcctgccgctgccgccgccaagaaggagaagaaggccGCGGCGACGCCCAAGAAGGCTGCCGCGACACCCAAGAAGGCCGCCGCATCCCCGGCCAGGAAGGGCGCGGCGAGGAAGGCCAAGAAGTAG